A part of Gossypium hirsutum isolate 1008001.06 chromosome A07, Gossypium_hirsutum_v2.1, whole genome shotgun sequence genomic DNA contains:
- the LOC107953133 gene encoding mitotic-spindle organizing protein 1A isoform X2, producing the protein MVKACCIMDPEAAQTARESLDLAFHMSNILDTGLDRHTLSVLIALCDLGLNPEALAAVVKELQREPPPSTPLSSSSSQVP; encoded by the exons ATGGTTAAAG CCTGTTGTATTATGGATCCAGAAGCTGCACAAACTGCCCGAGAATCTCTAGATCTGGCATTTCACATGTCAAATATTCTCGATACAGGTCTTGATCGGCATACTCTTTCGGTCCTTATTGCTCTCTGTGATTTGGGTTTAAACCCTGAGGCTTTGGCTGCTGTTGTCAAGGAACTTCAAAGAGAACCTCCACCATCAACCCCgttgtcatcttcttcatcacaaGTACCTTAA
- the LOC107953133 gene encoding mitotic-spindle organizing protein 1A isoform X1 yields MLVTSSCCIMDPEAAQTARESLDLAFHMSNILDTGLDRHTLSVLIALCDLGLNPEALAAVVKELQREPPPSTPLSSSSSQVP; encoded by the exons ATGCTTGTTACTTCTT CCTGTTGTATTATGGATCCAGAAGCTGCACAAACTGCCCGAGAATCTCTAGATCTGGCATTTCACATGTCAAATATTCTCGATACAGGTCTTGATCGGCATACTCTTTCGGTCCTTATTGCTCTCTGTGATTTGGGTTTAAACCCTGAGGCTTTGGCTGCTGTTGTCAAGGAACTTCAAAGAGAACCTCCACCATCAACCCCgttgtcatcttcttcatcacaaGTACCTTAA
- the LOC107953133 gene encoding mitotic-spindle organizing protein 1A isoform X3 — MDPEAAQTARESLDLAFHMSNILDTGLDRHTLSVLIALCDLGLNPEALAAVVKELQREPPPSTPLSSSSSQVP; from the coding sequence ATGGATCCAGAAGCTGCACAAACTGCCCGAGAATCTCTAGATCTGGCATTTCACATGTCAAATATTCTCGATACAGGTCTTGATCGGCATACTCTTTCGGTCCTTATTGCTCTCTGTGATTTGGGTTTAAACCCTGAGGCTTTGGCTGCTGTTGTCAAGGAACTTCAAAGAGAACCTCCACCATCAACCCCgttgtcatcttcttcatcacaaGTACCTTAA